A genomic segment from Aspergillus puulaauensis MK2 DNA, chromosome 1, nearly complete sequence encodes:
- a CDS encoding methylenetetrahydrofolate reductase (NAD(P)H) MET13 (COG:E;~EggNog:ENOG410PGGH;~InterPro:IPR029041,IPR003171,IPR004621;~PFAM:PF02219;~go_function: GO:0004489 - methylenetetrahydrofolate reductase (NAD(P)H) activity [Evidence IEA];~go_process: GO:0006555 - methionine metabolic process [Evidence IEA];~go_process: GO:0055114 - oxidation-reduction process [Evidence IEA]), with the protein MHVSEKLSQNEAAGRIGISFEFFPPKTAQGVQNLYDRMDRMHGLGPSFIDVTWGAGGRLSDLTCEMVNVAQSVYGLETCMHLTCTDMAQEKVDDALQAAYKAGCTNILALRGDPPREKEVWEATDDGFRYAKDLVKYIREKYGNHFCIGVGGYPEGADDNSDVDLLIDHLKEKVDAGSTFVVTQMFYNTENFIQWVQKCRAKGITVPIIPGIMPIQTYAAFIRRANWTKTQIPPDWLEALEPVKNDDAAVKQIGKRLIADMCRRLIDSGIKHLHFYTMNLAQSTQLVLEDLQLMPTAETPIPRPLPWRPSLGLNRREEDVRPIFWRNRNSSYIARTQIWDEFPNGRWTDSRSPAFGELDAYGVGIKGTNEQNIKLWGEPKSIRDLAEVFVRFLEGQLDRLPWSDSPITPETNAIKDPLVELNKGGFLTINSQPAVNGVKSSHPIYGWGPKNGFVYQKAYLELLIPAYLIDDLISRIEANEDLTYHAVTKYGELRTNTRDSPNALTWGIFAGREVVQPTIVETVSFLAWKDEAYQLGEDWAKCHDSASSSRKLLQSVMDSWYLVNIVNNDFHNTYDLFELFKGLNVKDIDVEFPGEISEPKVQNGTTNGTTNGATNGTTPAQPVKN; encoded by the exons ATGCACGTCTCAGAGAAACTTTCCCAAAATGAGGCTGCCGGTAGAATCGGTATCTCATTCGAGTTCTTTCCTCCCAAGACAGCCCAAGGTGTGCAGAATTTGTACGACAGAATGGACCGTATGCACGGCTTGGGCCCCTCCTTCATCGATGTCACTTGGGGTGCTGGTGGACGACTGTCGGATTTGACCTGTGAGATGGTCAATGTTGCGCAGTCAGTCTACGGTTTGGAAACATGTATGCACCTCACCTGCACAGATATGGCTCAGGAGAAGGTCGATGATGCGCTCCAGGCCGCCTACAAGGCGGGCTGCACCAACATTCTCGCCCTGCGCGGTGACCCACCCCGTGAAAAGGAGGTATGGGAAGCCACAGACGATGGTTTTCGGTACGCAAAGGACCTGGTCAAGTACATCCGGGAGAAATATGGGAACCACTTCTGCATTGGCGTTGGAGGCTACCCCGAAGGCGCCGATGACAACTCTGATGTGGATCTTTTGATCGACCATCTCAAAGAGAAGGTCGATGCTGGTAGCACTTTTGTTGTCACCCAGATGTTCTACAATACAGAAAACTTCATCCAGTGGGTCCAGAAATGCCGTGCCAAGGGTATCACCGTGCCCATTATTCCCGGAATCATGCCTATCCAGACATACGCTGCCTTCATTCGACGGGCGAACTGGACAAAGACTCAGATTCCTCCCGACTGGCTTGAGGCTTTGGAACCGGTGAAAAATGATGATGCTGCCGTGAAGCAAATTGGTAAACGTCTAATCGCAGACATGTGTAGGAGATTAATTGATTCTGGCATCAAACACCTGCACTT CTATACAATGAACCTCGCACAATCGACGCAGCTCGTCCTTGAAGACCTACAACTCATGCCAACAGCCGAAACCCCTATCCCCCGGCCTTTGCCTTGGAGGCCTTCTCTTGGTCTAAACcggagagaagaggatgtcCGTCCCATCTTCTGGCGGAACCGAAATTCATCGTACATTGCCCGGACTCAGATCTGGGACGAATTCCCCAACGGCCGCTGGACAGACTCTAGGTCACCAGCGTTTGGTGAGTTGGATGCCTATGGTGTAGGAATTAAGGGCACCAACGAGCAGAACATCAAATTATGGGGCGAGCCAAAGTCTATTCGTGATCTTGCAGAAGTATTCGTCCGTTTCCTGGAAGGCCAGCTCGACCGACTTCCTTGGAGTGACTCTCCTATCACTCCTGAGACAAATGCCATCAAGGATCCACTGGTTGAACTCAACAAGGGAGGATTTTTGACTATCAATTCCCAACCCGCAGTGAATGGTGTGAAGTCTTCTCACCCTATATATGGATGGGGCCCAAAGAACGGTTTCGTCTACCAGAAGGCGTACCTTGAGCTCCTCATCCCTGCCTACTTGATTGACGACTTGATCTCTCGAATCGAAGCAAATGAGGACCTGACCTATCACGCTGTGACAAAATACGGGGAATTGCGGACAAACACCCGTGATAGCCCCAATGCTTTGACATGGGGTATCTTTGCTGGACGCGAGGTTGTACAACCAACAATTGTAGAAACTGTCAGTTTCCTGGCCTGGAAGGATGAGGCATACCAGCTCGGCGAGGATTGGGCCAAGTGTCATGATAGCGCAAGCTCAAGCCGGAAGTTGCTCCAGAGTGTAATGGACTCGTGGTACCTCGTCAACATTG TTAACAACGACTTCCACAACACCTATGACCTCTTTGAATTGTTCAAGGGCCTGAATGTCAAGGACATCGATGTTGAGTTCCCAGGCGAAATCTCTGAACCGAAGGTTCAGAATGGAACGACGAACGGCACCACTAACGGCGCCACTAACGGGACTACACCAGCGCAGCCCGTAAAGAACTAG
- the NPC2 gene encoding ML domain-containing protein (BUSCO:EOG09264UJF;~COG:U;~EggNog:ENOG410PQD6;~InterPro:IPR014756,IPR039670,IPR033917,IPR003172;~PFAM:PF02221;~SECRETED:SignalP(1-19);~go_process: GO:0032366 - intracellular sterol transport [Evidence IEA]): MKLLSSVAALLLAPLAVTATPASFFGSGQDVIVQEYPVHGDNPLEFCTEPSSNLLDIKSVDLAPNPPKPGQKLKIKAEGTLHERVEKGAYVLLEVKYGLITLLRQRPDLCDQIVNVNLECPLEEGPLVLTREVDLPAQIPPGKYTVHADVYDKNDKRITCLDAKNIQF; the protein is encoded by the exons ATGAAGCTCTTATCGTCTGTCGCCGCTCTGCTCTTGGCCCCGCTGGCTGTCACCGCTACACCCGCTTCGTTCTTTGGATCTGGGCAGGATGTTATAGTACAGGAATATCCTGTCCACGGCGATAACCCGCTGGAGTTTTGCACAGAACCGAGTAGCAACCTACTCGACATTAAATCCGTGGATTTAGCTCCAAACCCTCCAAAGCC TGGCCAAAAACTTAAGATCAAGGCCGAGGGCACTTTGCATGAGCGAGTTGAAAAAGGCGCTTATGTTCTTCTGGAAGTCAAATACGGATTGATCACCCTTCTTAGGCAACGCCCCGACCTGTGTGATCAGATCGTCAACGTGAACCTGGAGTGTCCGTTGGAGGAAGGTCCCCTAGTTCTTACCAGGGAGGTTGATTTGCCGGCTCAGATTCCTCCG GGTAAATACACTGTCCATGCGGACGTCTACGACAAGAACGACAAGAGGATCACTTGCCTGGATGCCAAGAACATTCAGTTCTAA
- the URA5 gene encoding orotate phosphoribosyltransferase (COG:F;~EggNog:ENOG410Q59Z;~InterPro:IPR029057,IPR000836,IPR004467,IPR023031;~PFAM:PF00156;~go_function: GO:0004588 - orotate phosphoribosyltransferase activity [Evidence IEA];~go_process: GO:0006221 - pyrimidine nucleotide biosynthetic process [Evidence IEA];~go_process: GO:0009116 - nucleoside metabolic process [Evidence IEA]): MSAHPDYKASLLPLLISNKVLSFGTYTLKSGRESPYFFTSSLLHTAPLLRATSAAYASVLSSPPFVTTTADGTKTPNFDIVFGPAYKGIPICAAVVNELAVRDDLSASPKGTWNNVSYSFNRKEAKAHGEGGNIVGAPLKGKRVVIVDDVITAGTALREAVGIIEKEGGIVSGVVVLLDREERVSEGEAKSAVGVAQRDLGEKVPVRAVIGLHDLIEKLGGDIGEKEIQRLKDYQARYGAQ; this comes from the coding sequence ATGTCGGCCCACCCAGACTACAAAGCATCCCTGCTCCCCCTCCTCATATCCAACAAAGTCCTTTCTTTCGGTACCTACACCCTCAAGTCCGGCCGTGAATCCCCCtacttcttcacctcctctctccttcACACTGcgcccctcctccgcgccacctccgccgcctaCGCGAGCGTCCTCTCTTCCCCGCCCTtcgtcaccaccaccgctgACGGAACCAAAACACCCAACTTCGACATTGTCTTCGGCCCAGCGTACAAAGGCATCCCCATCTGCGCTGCCGTAGTGAACGAATTGGCTGTCCGTGATGATCTGTCCGCCTCGCCCAAGGGAACTTGGAACAACGTTAGCTACTCGTTCAACCGCAAGGAGGCCAAGGCCCACGGTGAGGGTGGGAACATCGTTGGGGCGCCGCTGAAGGGCAAGAGGGTTGTTATTGTCGATGATGTGATTACGGCCGGGACGGCGCTGCGCGAGGCTGTTGGCATTATCGAGAAGGAAGGTGGTATTGTCTCTGGTGTTGTGGTTCTCTTGGATCGGGAGGAGAGAGTTAGTGAAGGCGAGGCGAAGAgtgctgttggtgttgcacAGAGAGATCTGGGCGAGAAGGTTCCTGTCCGCGCTGTCATTGGTCTTCATGATTTGATTGAGAAGCTCGGTGGTGACATTGGGGAAAAGGAGATTCAAAGATTGAAGGACTACCAGGCACGCTACGGTGCTCAATAG
- a CDS encoding putative peroxisomal 3-ketoacyl-coA thiolase (Kat1) (COG:I;~EggNog:ENOG410PJ8U;~InterPro:IPR016039,IPR020613,IPR020610,IPR020617, IPR020616,IPR002155;~PFAM:PF00108,PF02803;~TransMembrane:1 (i400-418o);~go_function: GO:0016746 - transferase activity, transferring acyl groups [Evidence IEA];~go_function: GO:0016747 - transferase activity, transferring acyl groups other than amino-acyl groups [Evidence IEA]), translating into MSSPQQRLSSISNQLSGSNAASSREKLLAKNPDDVVITLAVRTPLTKARKGGLKDTRLDDLLISLLTSVREKSKLDPTLVEDVSVGNCLCPGQAYVARSAVLAAGFPASTAASVSNRFCSSGLLAIQNIANQVIAGSIDVGIAVGAESMSTNADGGAPDLSNSILSHPVASQNMQPMGQTSENVAGQFSISREQHDQFAAKSYQKAEAAQKAGWFEDEIVPVKTQIKDPKTGEVKSVVVDKDDGIRYGTTAESLGKIRAAFPQWNPSNTTGGNASQITDGAAAVLLMKRSRAEELGQPIIGKFAGATVVGLEPRIMGIGPSLAIPKILSKFGLTNNEIDIFEINEAFASMGVYCVQKLGLDMSKVNPRGGAIAFGHPLGATGARQVVTALSELRRQNKRVAVTSMCVGTGMGMAGIFVSEH; encoded by the exons ATGTCTTCGCCCCAGCAACGGCTCTCCTCTATCTCGAACCAGCTTTCGGGTTCGAACGCTGCGTCCTCCAGGGAGAAATTGCTGGCCAAAAACCCTGACGATGTC GTAATAACGCTTGCTGTTCGAACTCCGCTCACAAAGGCGAGGAAAGGTGGTCTTAAGGACACCCGTCTCGATGACCTGTTAATTTCCCTATTGACG AGCGTGCGCGAAAAGTCCAAGCTGGACCCTACCCTCGTCGAAGATGTCTCCGTTGGCAACTGTCTCTGCCCCGGCCAGGCATACGTTGCCCGTTCTGCTGTGCTTGCAGCAGGATTCCCCGCTTCTACGGCCGCATCTGTCTCCAACCGATTCTGCTCTTCTGGATTGCTGGCGATTCAGAACATTGCAAACCAGGTGATTGCTGGCTCGATCGATGTTGGTATTGCCGTTGGCGCGGAGAGCATGAGCACAAATGCCGACGGCGGTGCACCGGACCTGTCTAATTCGATTCTGTCGCACCCTGTTGCCTCGCAGAACATGCAGCCCATGGGTCAGACCTCTGAGAATGTTGCTGGTCAATTCAGCATCTCTCGTGAGCAGCATGACCAGTTTGCTGCCAAGAGTTACCAGAAAGCAGAGGCTGCTCAGAAGGCTGGCTGGTTTGAAGATGAAATCGTACCCGTCAAGACGCAGATCAAAGATCCCAAGACTGGTGAAGTCAAATCCGTTGTTGTTGACAAAGACGATGGCATCCGATATGGCACAACTGCCGAGTCACTGGGCAAGATTCGGGCCGCATTCCCTCAGTGGAATCCAAGCAACACCACTGGCGGCAATGCCAGTCAGATCACCGATGGTGCTGCGGCAGTTTTACTCATGAAACGGTCTCGTGCTGAGGAACTCGGGCAACCCATTATCGGCAAGTTTGCTGGAGCAACAGTTGTTGGCTTAGAACCCAGAATTATGGGGATCGGCCCCTCGTTGGCCATTCCTAAGATTCTTTCCAAGTTCGGTTTGACCAACAACGAAATTGACATCTTTGAAATCAATGAGGCATTTGCATCCATG GGCGTATACTGCGTTCAGAAGCTAGGCTTGGATATGTCCAAGGTAAATCCTCGCGGCGGTGCGATTGCCTTCGGCCACCCATTGGGAGCAACAGGCGCGCGCCAGGTTGTTACTGCTCTATCAGAACTGCGACGGCAGAACAAGAGAGTGGCTGTAACTTCCATGTGTGTTGGAACG GGTATGGGTATGGCCGGTATCTTCGTTTCCGAACACTAG
- a CDS encoding putative NTP binding protein (COG:U;~EggNog:ENOG410PZ4R;~TransMembrane:3 (o778-797i809-833o865-895i)) has protein sequence MQPERVDMAYDLVNGRMLNLQSRQHRGKGGIQDSDMNNTRNGVAELAARSESNTSEAGSSKSPPRPRTTPTKLPVLKVFTDKEPSVRNAVAAPIKQKGHDGSSEHGSPKPLDQERERYWRKVRDKLDKDLSASWHREKPKVTENPAYKKILSLANAPRQEIAKHKWKYSGGPSSEKQSTSKAGYETKPKHSTPEREKSKESTSSRRDRFSDDKPRTNSNRSASSNGSELSSQRYKSSSTTDSTYNSNSSVSPISGPSSMKEWEDRFVVHMPSAREPNPPTMNVRQITQYQKSIERVQTDGESMVDPDTLPSPRNGTPEQHVKLPDPSGKRPGTLDGQDSRPLASNTETDDKPTYSPSNPRYYCPDEVGKQRCSTIWEESSIGPKKKSHRANEDGSFLGCKEINGPHDRNPDEILYFSTPERPRVVNISTSRMPRVRRESKLAQTHQPKREPGETSLVQEEWEPIFQNLKHAQCSKPTPKVLCREAQCQQLKTRNSTIQAPKGEQGSTGIQTDASENQKLIPRPDDVFIITPTITRTMVTMGDLRGSIPKHTGAREPTSRSAGEIITDARTRPWINTKISINNTSGGVSPSGLRRVSQNSLGKSSAPSAKPLDPAAPTNIPVVKQRADPPMAIATIKSVTGEKPRGIRGFTRTPGIRKSSTESRIEPLPDSSSKSTSQSTSTRASHIPPKKSTLSSNFPEVKGPALTSTKSPSPPTPKSSPQSRVTAMQAKIFDVAELDGHQLDDNREDSSDDKVRHFDQDQNGSETRSDTKRFMSSQTFHMVIDMVFLFFAQVQGFYRQIEANRGSKVVLLKLFLNGILGMLEHCLCVFRRGLTIISAYNATGVWPKADDKDSAWLLADFGQAMAYLLILGFVAMVISRAVGVVILIGAWIMWFVRPFALTIRAISRILFLL, from the coding sequence ATGCAACCCGAACGTGTCGATATGGCCTACGATCTAGTGAACGGGCGTATGCTCAACCTTCAATCTCGACAACATCGTGGCAAGGGTGGAATCCAGGACTCTGACATGAACAACACCCGGAACGGGGTGGCTGAACTAGCAGCCCGTTCAGAAAGCAATACCTCTGAGGCCGGTTCATCTAAATCCCCGCCCCGACCTAGGACTACGCCGACCAAACTTCCTGTACTCAAAGTCTTCACGGATAAGGAGCCTAGTGTGCGAAACGCTGTTGCCGCCCCAATTAAACAAAAAGGACACGACGGCTCATCCGAGCATGGTTCGCCCAAGCCCTTGGATCAGGAACGCGAGCGATACTGGCGAAAGGTTAGGGATAAGTTGGACAAAGACTTGTCAGCGTCGTGGCACAGAGAAAAGCCCAAGGTAACCGAGAATCCAGCGTACAAAAAAATCCTCTCGTTGGCCAATGCACCGCGTCAAGAAATAGCAAAGCATAAGTGGAAGTATTCCGGTGGCCCTTCGAGCGAGAAACAATCTACGTCAAAGGCAGGTTATGAAACGAAGCCGAAGCATTCGACGCCTGAACGAGAGAAATCCAAGGAGAGTACCTCGTCCCGTCGAGATCGATTTTCAGACGACAAGCCGCGGACTAATAGTAACCGTTCGGCCAGCTCAAACGGGAGTGAATTATCCAGCCAAAGATATAAGTCGAGCAGTACTACCGACTCGACCTACAATTCGAACTCTTCTGTGTCTCCCATATCTGGCCCGTCGTCGATGAAAGAATGGGAGGATAGATTCGTTGTCCACATGCCGTCTGCAAGGGAGCCCAACCCTCCTACCATGAATGTGCGACAAATTACTCAATATCAAAAAAGCATCGAGAGAGTACAGACGGATGGAGAGTCGATGGTCGATCCCGACACTCTCCCTAGCCCGCGCAACGGAACACCAGAGCAGCATGTTAAGCTCCCCGACCCGAGCGGGAAGCGGCCAGGAACATTGGACGGACAGGATTCACGGCCACTCGCATCGAATACAGAGACAGATGATAAACCGACATACAGCCCTAGTAATCCCCGATACTACTGCCCTGATGAAGTCGGGAAGCAGAGATGCAGCACAATTTGGGAGGAGTCATCAATAGGCCCTAAAAAGAAGTCACATCGCGCAAACGAAGACGGTTCTTTTTTAGGGTGCAAAGAAATCAATGGCCCGCACGATCGGAACCCGGACGAAATTCTGTATTTTTCGACACCAGAACGCCCAAGAGTCGTGAATATATCAACTTCCCGTATGCCCAGGGTTCGCAGAGAATCCAAACTGGCGCAAACCCACCAGCCGAAGAGAGAGCCCGGAGAGACGAGTCTTGTTCAAGAAGAATGGGAACCAATTTTTCAGAATTTGAAGCATGCCCAATGCTCGAAGCCAACACCCAAGGTGCTGTGCCGAGAAGCACAATGTCAGCAACTGAAGACAAGGAATTCTACGATCCAAGCACCGAAAGGCGAACAAGGTTCTACGGGGATTCAGACCGACGCTTCAGAGAACCAGAAGCTGATCCCCAGGCCGGACGATGTATTCATTATCACACCCACTATAACACGTACTATGGTGACTATGGGGGATTTAAGAGGCAGCATACCCAAACACACCGGCGCTCGGGAGCCCACCTCACGAAGCGCAGGCGAAATCATCACCGACGCTCGAACAAGACCATGGATAAACACGAAAATCTCGATAAACAACACCAGCGGGGGTGTCTCCCCTTCAGGCCTACGTCGAGTGAGTCAAAATTCATTGGGAAAATCAAGCGCGCCCTCTGCAAAACCTTTAGATCCGGCAGCACCCACGAATATTCCCGTCGTCAAACAACGGGCAGACCCGCCGATGGCCATCGCCACAATAAAATCCGTCACCGGAGAAAAGCCACGAGGTATACGTGGGTTCACCCGTACGCCAGGAATCCGCAAGTCGTCCACCGAGTCCCGTATCGAACCTCTACCAGATAGCTCCTCAAAATCCACCTCCCAAAGTACGTCGACCAGAGCAAGTCATATACCGCCGAAAAAGTCGACCTTATCATCAAACTTCCCAGAAGTGAAAGGCCCGGCACTTACCAGCACGAaatctccctcgcctccaaCCCCCAAGAGCTCACCACAGTCCCGTGTTACAGCAATGCAAGCGAAAATTTTTGACGTCGCTGAACTAGACGGGCACCAACTGGATGATAATCGAGAAGACAGTTCCGACGACAAAGTCAGGCACTTCGACCAAGACCAAAATGGTAGCGAGACGCGGTCTGATACCAAGAGATTCATGAGCTCTCAAACTTTTCACATGGTCATCGACATggttttcctcttcttcgctcaGGTGCAAGGGTTTTACCGTCAAATCGAAGCGAATCGCGGCTCGAAGGTGGTGTTATTAAAGCTGTTCCTGAATGGCATTCTGGGAATGCTCGAACATTGTTTATGCGTCTTTAGAAGGGGTCTGACCATCATATCCGCGTACAACGCTACAGGGGTCTGGCCCAAGGCCGACGACAAGGACTCTGCCTGGTTATTAGCTGACTTCGGCCAAGCGATGGCGTATCTCCTCATTCTCGGATTTGTTGCCATGGTCATCTCACGAGCTGTGGGGGTTGTGATTCTCATCGGAGCTTGGATAATGTGGTTTGTAAGGCCCTTTGCATTAACCATCCGTGCGATTTCACGAATACTGTTCCTACTATAA
- a CDS encoding Nur1/Mug154 family protein (COG:S;~EggNog:ENOG410PJAC;~InterPro:IPR018819;~PFAM:PF10332;~TransMembrane:4 (i43-62o82-104i177-196o208-231i)), protein MPRLVRRQPLAERIKAYLNPLDFLLWLSEEIDTNDWDQLEKNWALPLGVILNIVFMIARANSRQSGSQAVDDVFGEGDGVSLLSWLASFIVHFLICVAGLNTFYTFQRKRHYRLFEASVDQTPATPSAQRVRVDSTPVTASPIRYLAHALTGSAESRAHPDAMRDVWELAVWDPLPICLRLFCLFSPGHVLIYWIFLPTQLSDPRPSVTIVTTLVVTTLLSVQMSFLSSFFKQQAKDAMVVHKEVLKEYDTKFVHPRTQPLMREVGTQFSGPNSDFEEKYNKVDTFTPAVVINRGFKTSPNPNYVRHIDPEGNSSRNSSFSSTPIRTSHSVQTPNHLRDTSPAIKAPLGSIRQPQFRQTPSRTGGDGGSLGVYSHANSPLRKSTPGNFDRRLHNNGDFFYRERSAKPSSPLKKSNVSTATSPMTPRTSSKSNLRRETGRF, encoded by the exons ATGCCTCGCCTTGTACGCCGCCAGCCGTTGGCGGAGCGTATCAAAGCCTATCTAAACCCGCTGGACTTTCTGCTTTGGCTATCGGAAGAGATTGACACAAATGACTGGGACCAGCTTGAGAAAAACTGGGCGCTGCCGCTGGGTGTGATTTTGAACATTGTATTTATGATTGCGAGGGCCAACAGTCGGCAGAGCGGCAGTCAAGCCGTTGATGATGTGTTTGGCGAGGGCGACGGAGTTTCCTTGCTCAGTTGGCTG GCATCGTTTATCGTCCACTTCCTGATCTGCGTCGCCGGCTTGAACACCTTCTACACATTCCAACGTAAACGACACTATCGCTTGTTTGAAGCCTCGGTCGACCAAACCCCTGCTACACCATCTGCTCAACGTGTTCGAGTCGATTCTACTCCGGTAACGGCCTCGCCAATCCGATACCTTGCTCATGCGCTTACTGGGTCTGCTGAGTCGAGGGCTCACCCAGATGCCATGCGCGATGTCTGGGAACTTGCGGTTTGGGACCCTCTACCAATTTGCCTCCGGCTATTCTGTCTCTTCAGCCCTGGTCATGTCCTTATCTACTGGATTTTTCTGCCAACACAACTTTCCGACCCTCGGCCTAGCGTTACCATCGTTACGACTCTAGTAGTGACGACCCTGCTATCAGTGCAAATGTCATTCCTCTCATCGTTCTTCAAACAGCAGGCTAAGGACGCTATGGTGGTTCACAAGGAAGTGCTGAAAGAATACGACACGAAATTTGTTCATCCCCGAACTCAGCCGTTGATGAGAGAGGTGGGAACTCAGTTCTCGGGACCCAACTCTGACTTCGAAGAGAAATATAACAAAGTTGATACATTTACGCCAGCTGTTGTTATAAACCGGGGATTCAAGACTAGCCCGAACCCCAACTATGTGAGGCATATCGACCCAGAAGGAAACTCCTCTCGGAATagctccttctcttccacGCCCATAAGGACCTCTCACTCggtccaaactccaaaccaTCTGCGGGATACTTCTCCGGCCATCAAAGCACCTCTAGGTTCCATCCGCCAGCCTCAATTTCGGCAAACTCCAAGTCGCACAGGCGGCGATGGTGGTAGCCTTGGGGTATACTCACACGCCAATTCACCTTTGCGAAAGTCCACTCCAGGTAATTTTGATCGCCGCCTGCATAACAACGGGGATTTCTTCTATAGAGAACGAAGCGCAAAACCTTCAAGCCccctgaagaagagtaaTGTGTCGACCGCAACTAGTCCCATGACGCCGAGAACAAGCAGCAAAAGCAATCTCCGCCGGGAAACCGGGCGCTTTTAG
- the VMA7 gene encoding H(+)-transporting V1 sector ATPase subunit F (BUSCO:EOG09265FI4;~COG:C;~EggNog:ENOG410PPQE;~InterPro:IPR008218,IPR036906,IPR005772;~PFAM:PF01990;~go_component: GO:0033180 - proton-transporting V-type ATPase, V1 domain [Evidence IEA];~go_function: GO:0046961 - proton-transporting ATPase activity, rotational mechanism [Evidence IEA];~go_process: GO:0034220 - ion transmembrane transport [Evidence IEA];~go_process: GO:1902600 - proton transmembrane transport [Evidence IEA]), translated as MAAGPVAYKDRQFLAVIGDEDSVTGLLLAGIGHVTAGPDPQRNFLVVDAKTETSTIEKAFQDFTQERKDIAVLLINQHVAERIRNVVDAYSEAFPAVLEIPSKDHPYDPEKDSVLKRVRRLFGE; from the exons ATGGCGGCAGGCCCCGTGGCTTATAAG GACCGACAATTTCTCGCTGTCattggagatgaaga CTCTGTAactggccttctcctcgccgGGATCGGG CACGTCACAGCTGGCCCAGATCCGCAACGAAACTTCCTAGTCGTCGACGCAAAGACCGAGACCTCAACTATCGAGAAAGCATTCCAAGACTTCACGCAAGAACGAAAGGATATCGCTGTCCTTTTAATCAACCAACAC GTGGCAGAGCGCATTCGAAATGTCGTCGACGCGTACTCCGAAGCTTTCCCCGCCGTGCTCGAGATTCCAAGCAAAGACCACCCTTACGACCCCGAGAAAGACAGTGTATTGAAGCGAGTGCGTCGGTTATTCGGTGAATAG